CCTGCTGTAGCTGTCTCACTCACTGCCTGTTAGCAATGAGTGGGTCTGACAAGACAGATAAGACATTGGAGTGCCATGTTCGTCTAGTCTGGTCTGAAAGGACCTGGATCTTAGGACTGCTTGGCAAGAACTGTTTAGAGCAAGTAAAATCAAACCAAAACACTGAAATGAGGAGCACTGTGTGGCAGCTTTAGAAACAGTACTGAGGGTGGCTTGAttacatatttcatatatatatatatatatgacacaagCAGTAGTCATGATACCCAAATGATGAGTTTTTAaaatttggttttctttttttatttcataattctGATTCCGCATGATTACACATGCCATAGCTGCTGCTCCAGCATGTCTTAGTAATTTGCGTAATGGCAATGTACCTGGCCACACCCTGCGGTCCTTGATTTGACTATCTTATGCCAGCGCAGCTATCTTTTGGTTTAAGTTTCCAGCGCTGTGGCTGGGAAGGTGTATCTTGTGCCAGCTGATATCACAGTAAAGCTTAAACCAGTACTGGTAGGTTGGCGttaaatgcactgtatttcaaAGTGTGTTGAAATTATCGCTCAGCGACAGTAGAACAGGTGAATAGGAGTGGAAAGGATATCCTTGTACCTCCCACACAGACGAACAAACACGCATTTCCTCACTTTGTACAGTCAGTACtggcagtcagctctgcttgtgAAAGGAGGGCTGAGTCATTCTTGGAAAGCTTAAGCATCTCCTATCCGATGGATCTGCCACACTACAGATTATTTAATTTGAGAACACGGGCTGCGCTACTCGCTTTTATAAATGCAGACGGACAGTTGGACTGAAAAAACATATTTggcatttaatataatttactcTTTCAACACTTCTCTGAAATTCCAGTTATTCAGCCTAAGATCTGGCCTCGCCCCTGGATCATTTTGAAAtgccaagccattttataaatggtAACGGATTATGTACGCAAAACTATGGAAACCATTACCACTGCATTGCTACTGAAAATAATTTGGTAAAGGGGTTTTTCCAGTCTCTTCTTTCAGCTTGTAAGTTGCTGTTGTATCGCAAGAACTAAATTAGGATCTTAACACTGTCACCATGAAGCCGCTTTGCAAAAGGTCAGCCCTTCTAGAATGAATGAAATAGTTTGTCTCGCATGTAATTCTATGAAGCAGCTGGGAAGTTCTATGCACCCTGATTGGTTGCAGACATTCCTGTCCCACATGGTTAAAATAGAACCCCTGAGGGTTTTGATCTCATTTTATTACAATCAGAAAAATCACAGTTCCATATCCGTACACCACAAACCAGACTTAAACCTTACTTTACTTCAGTACTACTAAAGGCCACCCACTAATAACTAAACCCAGAGATGTGGACCACTAAATTCCTTCCGCACGCCATTCATTTCCTCTGTTGTTTTAAAGGTTCGTTCTGTGCTGCACCTTGCCTaataaaaatatagtttaaaaagcACAGTTTGTTTCCTTTTTCGTTGCGCAAATGTGTCCCAAGATCGGGCTGCTGTTTTGTAATAAGAGTTCAGACTATTGCAGTTATGCAGGCATTTAGAAACGTGTGTAACTGTGGATTACCCCAGCTAGCTGTCAGTAGAGCGAGAGGGGAGTGAAGTGGTTGCTGTTTCTTCTGTTGATTCAGTTCTCGGTTAATTTAGGACAAATGAGAGCAGTAAACCCAGTGGGTCCTCTCACCTCACCCCTGGCTTAATCCAGTGCTTTGTTTCAGCCTGAGTGTGAAGAATAATAACGAGAGCTGGCGCTCTTCATCAGCAGCTCTGTGTTTCCGTTTATTCTCCTGTTAAGCACTCACGTCAAGGTGTAAATAAGGCCTGGCTGTTTCGCAGCAGTTAACTTCCTTGCTACACTCTCTGCGACTTTGTCGTAAAAGGCTGATTGATTTACCAGCTTTGTAGTGTATCGTTGGTGCTAATAATCAGCGATGGTGTAATACTCCATTGTAATgtttgctaatttattcaaaaaacaacccttgtttttccatttaatttttttatctagTAATTGTAATCATTAATAAGGAAAGGTACATTCCAGAATGAAGTATAAGCAATAACACCTTGACGCATTGAGTGTCAGAACCAGGGGATGCATGGACCCCCAGGTTCCCCAAAAATCTGCCCATATATTGCAAGTTGTTTACATGTAAATACAACGCTTGTAGGTCATTGTGATCTACTTTTCCCGGATagatctgattttgtttttacagcccTGGCTGGGGATGCATGTTAAAGATAAATTATGCAAAAACACCTTTAGCACAAGACTAAACGCACAGTAACGTTAGAGTGAATTACATACACATTTACAGCAAGCCGTCGCTGAATCATTTAAGTGTTCCTTTCTATATAATCCCATAAACCTTTTAATGCAGAATATTTTCTTGCCCCAGCACTTGAAAGTGCAACAGCCGTGCAGCTCAGTCTGAAGCAGTGCCTCTCTTCTCATCGTCCTCCCTTTCGCTGTTTACCCAAGTGGTTTGTCTTCACCTAAAGTGGAAGGAGTCCAAGAATAATAAGCAAAGTGGCTTCTGCATTCTTGGGGTGGGggtgaggttgtttttttttaatttgtgggagATCAAGCATCAGTTAACCTTTTGATGTCTGGTTAACTAGTTAGTGGAGTGTGGAGCTGCTGGGTCAAAGGTCATCGGTGTCGGCCTGGAATGCCCCCTCCCCATCTGCTGCAGAGAGAACGCCTCGCCAACCACAGACACCCCTGAAAACATCCCTGGCAAACTCATCAGGGAGGGGGCACACACCTTGTAATCTCCCCCCAGGGATTGGGCTGTCTTTTGTAAAAATCTGCAGCAGAGCGGAATGAAATCAGAATGGCGTGGCGACAGCTGATTCGCGTTCTGATGCCGTCCAGTGCTTAATGCTGAGAGACGACGCCCTTTCAGTGAGGCCTGAGGGCACGGGTTGCACTTGCTGGGCCCCCCCAATTCAATGAACTTTTCAGCTGGAGGGAAACCGCTGAGGGAAAGTAACAAGCAAATGGGATTTAACCGCGTAAATCCAAAGAAGTTTATTAGCTTGGATTCTGTTGAACAAAACTAGCATACAGTCTGCTAAATGAATGTCTTTTTAAATACAGCTAGTATCCAGTATCATTGTTCAGTAGTAATGGTAAGGGTAGCACAAGGGCCGCTGTAATGGGTATAGCAATTGTTAAAAAGGTACCACAGTGGTAGCATGTGTGCATTTTGACACAGTTGCACAATGTCATGAACCAGGACACACAGAGGTAATCGGTGACATGACCATGTCAGTACAAGAATAGTTTCTCATCAGGACTTCTGTTCGTTGCGTTGTCCTTGCTGGGGATTTTCCAGGTGTAATACTCTGAGATTTATAATGGTGCCCTTGTCAAAACTGcatcttttaatttaaaaatacaagctGAAAGAGCACATGACTTGCGATCAACCATAACTTTTGATACGCTCCATCAGAATTGTAAGGTGAAACTGTAGGGCACCGAACAAGCTGTCAGCCGAGGGTGTGGCCTGCTAGAAGTCCGAGTTTAAGGCGCCCTGCTCCTCCAGCGCTAACTCCCCTTCTCTCTTCATCATCTCCCTGCAGGATTTTGCTCTCCACTCCATTTGCGGTGGCCTCCTATTTTCTCATCTGGTACGTGCCGTCGTTTGACCAAGGCAAGGTGATCTGGTACCTGCTCTTCTATTGCCTCTTCCAGACACTGCAGACGGTGAGTCTCCAGCAACAGACAGCGATGAGGTCTAAAAATGGGAGTCAAAACTGTGTAGATCCTTTAGCACTCATCTCTGTTTATTCTTTGTACATTTCAGTGTTTCCATGTGCCCTACTCATCCCTCACCATGTTTATCAGCTCTGAGCAGAAGGAGAGAGACTCTGCCACTGCTTACCGTAAGTGACCTGCTTATTAAACAAACGGCAAGTGGAATACGTAGGAAAACCCGTCGACGGATTTTAATAACGAGCGTCCAAAATGCATCACGGCAGAGAATATATAAATACTGGCAATGGAAATCGAAACTTAACATGTGTCTGCTGGAGTTGGAGTGTTGTGTTTAGAGACCTAACAAGCGTTACAATTTAGGGTTGGGAGTTTTCAGGTTTGGAAGACTGGAGAATGTAAGCTGCCTCTTGAGGTTGCTATAGTAATATGTGTTGTGGAGTGTGCTTGTATAGGCCCTTTGTTTCTTGTCCTGCCACTAGTTTATAAGCTGCACAGTGGAAATGCTCCAAATTGCCTTGCATCTCTGTTGGAGACCTGTAACTCTGCCTATGCACTAAGATCGCACGATGTGCCACATGAACACGGCCTCTTCACAATATTGACCAGGGCTGCAAATCCTGACAATGACCAGGATCGAGTAAATTAGAATTGTTCTATTttttcatgcttttattttgtgttgctgtttttatgaTTGTTATAAAGCTttctgtcctgtttgaatgatagttgctttttattttgccattgattttataatgctATTTCTTTCTGCCTTCTCTTGCCAGGATCATCTTGATAAATGAgatctcaagggttctatcctggttaaataaataaatccatttgaATTTGAATCGCAGGTATGACGGTGGAGGTCCTGGGCTCTGTTTTGGGCACGGCTATCCAGGGTCAGATTGTGGGGGGTGCCAACGTCCCGTGCATTCAGAGTGCCCTGGACCTGGGCAGGGGGGTCAACGCCACAGTGTTCCTGCCAGAGGTCAACGTCACCCAGGACTACACCTCCCTGGACGAACTGGTATGCCACCATCACCTTCCACATGTGTCAGTTATTGTGactctttctttgtgtgtgtgtgtggggggggggataagCAGTTTTTTCAATGCTGTAAtagcttagatttttttttttttttttttttttaggagctgCAGAAAAATTCCTACATGATTGCGGCAGGTGTGATCGGCATCATTTACATCGTGTGtgctttcattttgttctttggcGTACGGGAAAGAGCAGGTGAGAATGAACAGAAGGGTCTGTTTgatttgacatgccttttaattcATTTGCCGGCTTGGGTTTTTGTCAGATCTCAGAAGCCAGGTTCTGTACGTGGATTGTTGAGGATGAGCAATAATGATTCTCTCCTGTTCGCTGGTAAACGCTCCATACACGAACCTGCCTTGCTTTTGATACAATTAGAAGCTTACAGCTGCCCAGATTTCAGCTGCTTAGCTTAGCTTTCCAACAAGTGCTGACCAGACCTGAACCTGCTTAGCTTCCAGGACGCTGACCCGCAATCCTGGCGATCAATCTGGCCCCAGTCATTCATTAAACTTTACAGCAGCCCACCTCGGTCTAAAATGGGTTGAGGATTAGCAGACTGTGTGGTAATTTACTCACATTCTTTAATGTACTGATTGAGTCTGTATTATTACTGCAGACAAGAACATAATGGACGCGCATTCTGGACAGATTTGTACTTGACGTTTTGTCCATTCTGTTTAGACGGCAAATCTGTTGGGCTGCTAATCGTTCCCTATGAGTATATACTTGCTGAATGCTGGTACCGCTGTAACTCTGAAGTTCTTACTTGGTTCTTAATGTGCAATTGTTTTTGTATCACAAATTAACAAGCATTTAACCTGAACGGGACCTTCTAGTTAGAAGCAGGTTCATAATACTTGCATGGCTCTGTCAGTCTAAGGGTGAAACAGGACCCTTGCTCAGGGGTTTGAGTGAGAGACCTGCTTGGCAGACTGTAAATAACAGTGCAGCAGCATAGCGCTGGGAATGGCTAGAGAAAGAGGCATTCGCAATTCCTTCAGGTTGCGGGGTTTACATGCATATTCATGAAGGGAGCTTGTAAGCAGGGGATTGAGAAGTCTGAACAGACCTGGCATTGTGGAGCTTGGAACACCGAGCATTGACTGCTAGAACCTGGACCTCACTGAATAGCATTGCAGGCTCTCTCAGGGTAATGGTTAACACAGCTGCACTTTCTGTATTTAGGTACATGGATGTTTAAACCACATTGGGGTTATCCTTTAATTTCCCACATTGCCATTTATAATATCCTCAAACCTTATGATTTGCTGAAatccaatatattttatattgcatctAAACAGTCatatgagactcccattgcatagcagtttgatccattcccggcattactatgagtttaataagacacatttgAGCTTCCTATTTACGCACTGTGGTTAGGTTTTTTAGGTAttaaaacctgggatgggtgaaactgctgtgcaataagagTCTTCTTTTCATGCCTGGTATCCTAGAATATTGGTTGAGTCAAGGCTGTGGTAAGTTGAGTGATTTTTGGACTGACAGTTTCTTGCTCCTCTCTCCAGACCCCACCGCTCTCCGGACGCAGAAGCCCATTTCCTTCTTCCAAGGCCTGCGTTTGGTGATGGGGCACGGGCCGTACGCCAAGCTGGTCATGGGCTTCCTCTTCACGTCCTTGGCCTTCATGGTGAGCGCACTGCCCTGCCTTCTCATTGCCTTCAGAATTCCAAGAACTTAAGAACTTTAAATTTACAAACAGGAGGAGGCTGTTCGGCCCATCTTGTCCGGTTCcatgtagctgattgatctcagaactttgccAGGTTAAAAGATTGTTTGATCTCATTATGCATCGTACGAAGTAGACCATCGCATGTCTCGTGATAGATACGGTATTGCAACCTGCATGCCGTGATATGAATCGTGACGTTGCTGTATCGTTGCTCCTGCACTGTGAACGATGGGTTGTCAGTAGTGCGGTAGAGGTGTGAAGATGTGTTCATCAACCCCTAtcttctgctctctctccctcgaTGTAGCTCTTGGAGGGAAATTTTGCTCTTTTCTGCACCTACACTCTGGGATTCCGGAATGACTTTCAGAACATTCTTCTGGCCATCATGGTAAGCCTGTCCTGTTGTATACTAGCATTATTATCCAGGGATCAGCCTTGTATTAAGCCATGGTAAACGGAGAGATAACTAGATTAACCATGTCTAGCAAAGTGTAAGCTGCAAAGTGTTCATGCAAATGTACCGTGGTAAATATTCAAGGCTGTATTGAGCGTATTGTATTAGTGTTATATTATTCTGTGCGCTGGGAATGCTGCAGAGCCAAGTCCTTGCATGGGAATAGCTCTTGCCGCACACAACGCTTTATTTTGATTGCTACTAATTGCGGGGGCTGCAGCACAAATCGTACGATTGCCAGCACAGGAGAGGCATTGACTGTCTCTCCAAGATTATCGTGGGAACATCACACAGCGACTGTCCGTTACCCAAAGCTGTGATATGAAACCAGGGCTTTTAGTTTCAAATGTGAGTAATTGTCAAGTACTAAATGTCTcgggtaaaaataaaataaaataaaaagtcaaacagaCAGACGTTTTGGGTAATGCCTGTATCGGTGTTCAATGCTGCAGGtgaaatatttttgtacttttgttttgcGATTTGGTGTTAGGGAGGAGGCATTGAATAGACTGTGCATACTCTAAAGGTAGTGAATCGTTAGCTGCTCTCTGCAGTGCACCGACACCTGTATTAAACAGCTGACATCCTTGGCTGGGGTATGTTACTTGCTTACTTTGATACAGGGAACATATTAGGGATCACTGCAAAGGAAtgcgatttcttttttttttgtatgtctttGTTAATGCAGAGAGAAAGGAAAGAATACAGTGTTGTCTTTGTTCAGCCATTCACCCGGCCATGGGAACCAACAGTCAGTGCTTCTATATACCCAGAACTGCTATTGTCTTCtgcaagatgtatttttttttttttttgggggggggggggggggggggttaggggggGAGTCCTTCTATTGGAGTTATTCTGATTTGGCAGAGAAGTGAAGGGCAAGATTATACCGGGGACACAAAGCATGCAGCGCAGGTCTTTGAAACTGAAACGGGAGCAAGCTCAAGGTCATTGCTGCTTCTTTAAAGGgaaaggggggggtggggtgggggcagGCTAGTTTATTGTGTGAAGAGAAAGGGAATGGGAGTGATTTTAAAAACTACCAACCCCGGCTCGCGGCTCAAACTccacatttaaataaagaaagactAGAAAAACTTgttgctgtgttttagttttttttttttttttttttttttgttgaaacgtTGTCTTTCTAGACTGGTTTTGTAATGTGATTGGGTACTAGTAAGTTATGGACTGACGGTAACCACTGCGTATACGGGGAGTTTCTAAGGATTGTAATCACTAATAATTATCTAGCGTCTCATTTCTATTTTGCAATGATGAAGAAAGGGTGTGGTTTTTCTAAAAGCTGCACTTAAAATAAAGAGATCGCTTTGAGTAggaattgtacagtattttaacattTATGACCATGGTTTGTGCTAGTCTTGTACAACAAGGCAAAATGAGTGACTTGGATTATGTACACTTGTAGCGGCAGTGTTGTGTGGTACAATGCCGTTACGGATCCTGTCCTgtccctgtcggtgagatgaggttgttaaaagctctaaagccaggaatgcagacgagcccggctgtTTTGCATAGTGTTTAAGACGCTCTTTTGCGGTGAATGGGGTGGCCTGGCTTGCACACGGtctccgccctgttacacacTCCATGGTGAAATCAGAGAGAGTCATACTGTATGTCAAATCTCTCTCTCACTTTTTATCCAGGTCTCCGCTACCCTGACCATCCCTTTCTGGCAGTGGTTTCTGACCAAGTTCGGAAAGAAGACAGCAGTGTACATTGGGATCTCGGTAAGCGTTTTATCAGACTAACAGTGAAGCTGCCAGGTGATTTTAGATGGACCTGCCTTCACAGTCGGGTTAACGTAGGTTTCCTGTGTAACTGCCTCTATAGAAAGAGGGTTTGAAACACTGGGAAGGGGGTTTGTCTGCCGGTGTAAGATCCTTGTGCCCcaggttttgtttgcttgtttttcacGGCTGTGTGTTTGTTATCTTGGCAGTGGGTGATCCCCTTCATGATTGTGATCGTCTTGATCGAGAGTAACCTCATCGTGACCTACGTGGTGTCCGTGGCAGCTGGGATCAGCGTGGCCGCAGCCTTCCTCTTGCCCTGGTGAGTGTTGCACTCTGCCGCAAAAAACAGAGCTGGTGAACAGCAGCTGAAACCTTAGgggaatgtaaaccaactggaatGTAGATTAATGCAGCTTCCTCGTGGTTGTGTGCGCAGGTCCATGCTTCCAGACGTGATTGATGACTTCAAGATCTGTAACCCCCAGTCCCAAGGGCACGAGGCCATCTTCTACTCCTTCTATGTCTTCTTCACCAAGTTTGCCTCCGGAGTGTCCCTGGGCATCTCCACACTCAGTCTAGAGTGAGTACCTGCCCACCTTTTTACCGGTCTGCTCTTTCAAGTGCTGATGAAGCATTTAGAGTTGTGTTATAATAAATGGCATCCTCTTATTAAGATGAGCAAGTTTTAGATTTTCAAATAGTAATGGGTGAAAGGTCCAGTTTGCTGtgatttataaattattatatgtGGTTTGAGGTGCCAACAGCTCTGTTCACAGTGCACAAGGCTCTTATTTCCACAGCCTAGCATTTTCTCAGCTGTGAACCTTGCATCTGTCTATTAAAAGTGTTCTGGCTAAACACTTAAACTGAAAAAGTGCACAAAAAACACCCATTAGTGATTGGTCTTCCACATTCAAGTACTTTTGTCCTTGCAGCAATTGGTGTTTACCAGGGAGAAAATACATATCATTATTAATATCTTTCATTTTGCGATAGAATAATCTGTTAACTGTAGCTGGGCCAAGCAAAATGAACTAGCGGGCTGCCAAGTTGCCCATCCCTGATCTACACGATCACTGGCACAGCTTCAAATGTATCTCCTGAATAGTAGTAGCTTGTAAGGATCGCCACCTAGTGGAAAGCTCTGAAAATCCAGTTCCTAGTTTTTCTTCTGTCCTGACCTCTTGGTTTCCCCTCTCCAGTTTCGCAGGGTACCTGACGCGGGGCTGCTCACAGCCGGACGCAGTCAATCTGACCCTGAAGATGCTGGTGTCCCCTGCGCCCATCGCGCTCATCATCCTGGGGCTCGTCATCTTCAAGCTGTACCCCATCGACGAGGAGAAGCGGCAGGAGAACAAAAAGATTTTGCAGGATATGTGGTGAGGGGGTGCCCCATTAACAGAGGCTTTTTCAAAGAAACATTTAGGGGTGTTTGTGATGACCACA
The nucleotide sequence above comes from Polyodon spathula isolate WHYD16114869_AA unplaced genomic scaffold, ASM1765450v1 scaffolds_669, whole genome shotgun sequence. Encoded proteins:
- the mfsd2ab gene encoding sodium-dependent lysophosphatidylcholine symporter 1-B; translated protein: MAKGEGSEQYSNTNLLQNKPLNEDDVKLATKSDRGDRLSVCNKICYAVGGAPYQITGCALGFFLQIYLLDVAQLDPFYASIILFVGRAWDAVTDPTVGFLVSRSRWTRFGRMMPWILLSTPFAVASYFLIWYVPSFDQGKVIWYLLFYCLFQTLQTCFHVPYSSLTMFISSEQKERDSATAYRMTVEVLGSVLGTAIQGQIVGGANVPCIQSALDLGRGVNATVFLPEVNVTQDYTSLDELELQKNSYMIAAGVIGIIYIVCAFILFFGVRERADPTALRTQKPISFFQGLRLVMGHGPYAKLVMGFLFTSLAFMLLEGNFALFCTYTLGFRNDFQNILLAIMVSATLTIPFWQWFLTKFGKKTAVYIGISWVIPFMIVIVLIESNLIVTYVVSVAAGISVAAAFLLPWSMLPDVIDDFKICNPQSQGHEAIFYSFYVFFTKFASGVSLGISTLSLDFAGYLTRGCSQPDAVNLTLKMLVSPAPIALIILGLVIFKLYPIDEEKRQENKKILQDMWDNEHDCEINSSIV